Proteins co-encoded in one Arachis hypogaea cultivar Tifrunner chromosome 13, arahy.Tifrunner.gnm2.J5K5, whole genome shotgun sequence genomic window:
- the LOC112737691 gene encoding uncharacterized protein, protein MEETRRGTVTSLASLFPVEEAQKAANRVQYAIAEKRAELDRLLGFADDNNNLINLVHKLPEELSHDIMVPFGKAAFFPGRLIHTNEFLVLLGEGYYAERTSKQTAEILKRRGKGLESQLDSLEAMIKDLQAEAMFFGQTIAEAAEGLVEIREDYIEDSHKGETKSGLLKQDAPDLEKAKPDDEYARMLSRMDELEKEELAAESGGDNGENEQTTEDVDDISYQRPVDNEPHNSEDFHKGAPPVDQANNKSMATKSVEKHCNPDIADQLNFASLDLQSNVREGKNAAKKVKFVDHIEKPLIHHEEKQVKAATALKSEVQHQPSQPSFDSHKAFTGSIVEHTENIKTSNGQSSTSSQVSGSQPSKPVSRFKMQRR, encoded by the exons ATGGAAGAGACAAGGAGAGGAACGGTGACGTCACTGGCCTCTCTCTTCCCCGTCGAGGAGGCGCAGAAGGCCGCCAACCGCGTCCAATACGCCATCGCCGAGAAGCGCGCTGAGCTCGACCGTTTGCTAGGTTTCGCAGACGACAACAACAACCTCATCAACCTCGTCCACAAGCTCCCTGAAGAACTCTCTCACGACATCATG GTTCCGTTTGGGAAAGCAGCGTTTTTTCCCGGTCGGTTGATTCACACCAATGAGTTCCTG GTTCTTTTGGGAGAAGGATATTATGCAGAGAGAACTTCCAAACAGACCGCTGAGATATTGAAACGGAGAGGGAAGGGATTAGAGTCACAGCTTGATTCTCTGGAAGCCATGATCAAGGACCTTCAAGCAGAGGCCATGTTTTTCGGTCAAACAATTGCTGAAGCTGCG GAGGGTCTTGTGGAGATAAGGGAAGACTATATAGAAGATTCTCACAAAGGGGAAACTAAATCAG GTCTACTGAAGCAAGATGCTCCTGATCTTGAAAAAGCTAAACCTGATGATGAATATGCTCGAATGCTGTCCAGAATGGATGAACTCGAGAAAGAAGAGCTTGCTGCAGAAAGTGGCGGTGACAATGGCGAAAATGAGCAAACTACAGAGGACGTTGATGATATATCATATCAAAGACCTGTTGATAACGAACCCCACAATTCAGAA GACTTCCATAAAGGCGCACCACCAGTGGACCAGGCTAACAATAAAAGTATGGCAACCAAGTCTGTAGAAAAGCATTGCAATCCTGATATAGCTGATCAGTTGAAT TTTGCAAGCCTGGATTTGCAATCAAATGTTAGAG AGGGGAAGAATGCTGCTAAAAAGGTGAAATTTGTTGATCATATCGAGAAGCCTCTCATACACCATGAAGAGAAGCAAGTTAAAGCAGCTACTGCATTGAAAAGTGAG GTTCAACACCAACCTTCACAACCATCATTTGATAGCCACAAG GCTTTTACAGGCTCCATCGTAGAGCATACTGAGAATATTAAAACCTCAAATGGACAAAGTTCAACTTCATCACAG GTTTCTGGTTCTCAGCCTTCAAAACCAGTTTCCAGATTCAAAATGCAGAGAAGATAG